CGCCTCGCTGATCGACTGCCACGGCACCGGCACGGCTGCTGCTGCCGCCTATCGCGAGGCCGGCCGGCCCTGGGATTCGGAGCCGCCATTCCGATTCGTCACGGCCTCGTTGCAGGTCGACTACCTGCGCCCCACCCCGCTCGGTGTCCCTCTCGAGATTCGCGGAACGGTCGAAGAAATTTCGGGTCGGAAGGTGATCGTCGCGGCCACCGTGTCGGCTGAGGGCGAGGTCTGTGCCCGAGGCAGGGTCATCGCGGTGCAGATGCCGGAAGATCTGATGGCGAAGCGTAGTTGATGAAGATCACGGTCTGCGAACTGCCCAACGAGCCCTCAAAATTCTCTGACGCATGGGCCAGCCTGGTGCAACACGTCGATGACAACCAGAGCGATCTGGTATTGCTGCCAGAGATGCCCTTCTATCGCTGGCTCGCCCAATCGCGAGAGGTGGACCCGGTCGAGTGGCGGCGCGCAGTCGAAGCACACGAGGAGTGGATCGGGCGCCTGGGCGAGCTGCGGCCGGCAGCGGTCATCAGCAGCCGTCCAGTCGTCTCGGACGGTGCCAGACGGAACGCAGGCTTCTACTGGGAGCCGGGCGCCGGCGCCGTCGATGTGCACGAAAAGCGCTACCTTCCGGATGAGCCCGGGTTCTGGGAGGCGTCCTGGTACGAGAGGGGTCCGGCTACATTCTCACTGGCCACGATCGCGGACGCGTCCGTCGGCTTCCTCATCTGCACCGAACTCTGGTTCTCCCACCACGCACGTGAGTACGGTGAGCAAGGCGCTCACATCATCGTCTGTCCCAGGGCAACACCGACGGCCAAGCTGTCGAAGTGGTTGGCCGGCGGTCAGACTGCGGCGGTGGTTTCGGGTGCCTTCTGTATCTCGTCAAACCTTGCCGGTCGGACGTCCGAGGGCGGAGATTTCGCCGGTGTAGGGTGGATCGCGGAACCGGATCAGGGGATCATCCTCGGCATGACATCAACCGACAACCCGTTCCTGACGCTCGACGTCGATCTGGCCGATGCAGTA
Above is a window of Acidobacteriota bacterium DNA encoding:
- a CDS encoding carbon-nitrogen hydrolase family protein, translating into MKITVCELPNEPSKFSDAWASLVQHVDDNQSDLVLLPEMPFYRWLAQSREVDPVEWRRAVEAHEEWIGRLGELRPAAVISSRPVVSDGARRNAGFYWEPGAGAVDVHEKRYLPDEPGFWEASWYERGPATFSLATIADASVGFLICTELWFSHHAREYGEQGAHIIVCPRATPTAKLSKWLAGGQTAAVVSGAFCISSNLAGRTSEGGDFAGVGWIAEPDQGIILGMTSTDNPFLTLDVDLADAVRAKSTYPRYVEE
- a CDS encoding PaaI family thioesterase is translated as MKNDAIQDHYPDDLAHCYGCGRLNQRGHRIKSYWEGDETVAHFTPEPYHIAIPGYVYGGLIASLIDCHGTGTAAAAAYREAGRPWDSEPPFRFVTASLQVDYLRPTPLGVPLEIRGTVEEISGRKVIVAATVSAEGEVCARGRVIAVQMPEDLMAKRS